CATGCTGCGCCTGCGTCGTGAAGGCCAGATTACCGGTAAACAGGTCCCCGAAATCATCCTCCTCAACAGCCATGACGGCTCCAGCTCATACCAGATGTTGCCGGGGTTGTTTCGCTTTGTCTGCCAGAACGGACTTGTCTGTGGCGAAACCTTTGGTGAGGTGCGCGTGCCACATAAAGGCAACGTGGTTGAGAAGGTCATTGAAGGGGCTTATGAGGTGCTGGGGATATTTGACCGGGTGGAAGAAAAGCGGGACGCCATGCAGTCACTGCTACTTCCCCCACCGGCACAGCAGGCTTTTGCCAGAGCCGCGCTGACGTATCGCTTCGGGGAAGAGCACCAGCCAGTGGCGGCATCCCAGATACTGACGCCCCGACGCTATGAAGACCGTCAGGACGACCTGTGGTCAGTGTTCAATCGTTGCCAGGAGAACCTGCTGAAAGGGGGTCTGCCAGGACGTACCGCCAAAGGCAAACGCAGCCATACCCGGGCGGTTAAAGGCATAGACGGCGACGTTAAGCTCAATCGCGCCCTCTGGGTGATGGCGGAAGAACTTCAGCAGGCGCTGAGCTGATGCCACCGCTACCTGATAACGCCCACCAGGCAACCCTTTATCCGACCGCCCTGGAGAACAATCCCTGCAGCCGCTCCATCTCCGATGACGACCTGTGCGCCTGGTGCTCACACCTTCTTTATCGTCCCGGCGAACTCAGCCTGTGCAGCTTAAGCCTCCCGGAGGGCCACTGGCCGTCACGCTGTGATGAGGACGGCTATGCGCAGTCCTGCCCGTCACTCCGGCTGAACCAACATCCCCAACCCGATAAATAAACAAGGAAAAACCAGCATGACCGATATTATTAACCTTAACGATATCCTCCCGTTACCGCCACAACCTGCCAGTTCTTCGCCAGCGCTGACCGCCACACTCGTACAGGACGAGCAGCGCATCAGCTTCTGGCCGCAGCACTTCGGCAGCATCCCGCAGTGGATAATCCTCGAACCGACAGTCTTCGCGTGGATGGACCGCTTCTGCACAGACTACCACGGCGGTATCTGGCAGTTTTACACGCTCAGCAACGGCGGCGCGTTTATGGCCCCGGAAGCGGAGAGCGATAAACTCTGGTCGCTGTTCAACACCCTGAACGGTAACGGCGGTGAGCTCAGCGCCGGGGCTGCCGGGATCGCGGTCTGCCTGATGACTTACAGCCACCACGCCATGCGCACCGAATGCGACGCCATGACGGAGCACTATTACCGCCTGCGGGACTACGCGCTCAGCCATGCGGAA
This Klebsiella sp. RHBSTW-00484 DNA region includes the following protein-coding sequences:
- a CDS encoding DUF932 domain-containing protein; translated protein: MRLASRFGRTNQIRRDRPLTRDELVHYVPSVFSEEKHESRSDRYTYIPTITLLDNLQREGFRPFFACQTRVRDLNKRDHTKHMLRLRREGQITGKQVPEIILLNSHDGSSSYQMLPGLFRFVCQNGLVCGETFGEVRVPHKGNVVEKVIEGAYEVLGIFDRVEEKRDAMQSLLLPPPAQQAFARAALTYRFGEEHQPVAASQILTPRRYEDRQDDLWSVFNRCQENLLKGGLPGRTAKGKRSHTRAVKGIDGDVKLNRALWVMAEELQQALS
- a CDS encoding antirestriction protein gives rise to the protein MTDIINLNDILPLPPQPASSSPALTATLVQDEQRISFWPQHFGSIPQWIILEPTVFAWMDRFCTDYHGGIWQFYTLSNGGAFMAPEAESDKLWSLFNTLNGNGGELSAGAAGIAVCLMTYSHHAMRTECDAMTEHYYRLRDYALSHAECSAIMHIID